A genomic window from Lycium barbarum isolate Lr01 chromosome 4, ASM1917538v2, whole genome shotgun sequence includes:
- the LOC132638759 gene encoding uncharacterized protein LOC132638759 isoform X1 → MSREGDWMCAACQHLNFKKRDACQRCSCPKYATPADVAMYGLNKTEVMAGDWYCSAMNCGSHNYASRTSCYRCGASKSDYYGIGAGYGYDASALPGGKSGDWICNRIGCGVHNYASRPECYKCKTPRDFGRESELY, encoded by the exons ATGAGCAGGGAAGGAGATTGGATGTGTGCTGCATGTCAGCACCTAAATTTCAAGAAACGGGATGCATGCCAACGGTGTAGCTGCCCTAAATATGCAACACCGGCTGATGTTGCCATGTACGGACTAAACAAAACAGAAGTCATGGCCGGAGACTGGTATTGCAGTGCCATGAACTGTGGTTCTCACAACTATGCAAGCAGAACAAGCTGCTATCGATGCGGTGCCTCAAAAAGTGATTATTATGGTATTGGGGCAGGTTATGGATATGATGCAAGTGCTCTCCCTGGTGGGAAGAGTGGTGATTGGATTTGCAACAG AATAGGATGTGGTGTGCACAACTATGCCAGTAGACCAGAATGCTATAAATGCAAGACCCCTAGGGATTTTG GAAGAGAAAGTGAGTTGTATTGA
- the LOC132638759 gene encoding uncharacterized protein LOC132638759 isoform X2, whose product MSREGDWMCAACQHLNFKKRDACQRCSCPKYATPADVAMYGLNKTEVMAGDWYCSAMNCGSHNYASRTSCYRCGASKSDYYGIGAGYGYDASALPGGKSGDWICNRIGCGVHNYASRPECYKCKTPRDFGEPSSM is encoded by the exons ATGAGCAGGGAAGGAGATTGGATGTGTGCTGCATGTCAGCACCTAAATTTCAAGAAACGGGATGCATGCCAACGGTGTAGCTGCCCTAAATATGCAACACCGGCTGATGTTGCCATGTACGGACTAAACAAAACAGAAGTCATGGCCGGAGACTGGTATTGCAGTGCCATGAACTGTGGTTCTCACAACTATGCAAGCAGAACAAGCTGCTATCGATGCGGTGCCTCAAAAAGTGATTATTATGGTATTGGGGCAGGTTATGGATATGATGCAAGTGCTCTCCCTGGTGGGAAGAGTGGTGATTGGATTTGCAACAG AATAGGATGTGGTGTGCACAACTATGCCAGTAGACCAGAATGCTATAAATGCAAGACCCCTAGGGATTTTGGTGAGCCATCTTCTATGTGA
- the LOC132638760 gene encoding RNA-binding protein involved in heterochromatin assembly dri1-like, producing MSREGDWMCAACQHLNFKKRDACQRCSCPKYATPADVAMYGLNKTEVMAGDWYCSAMNCGSHNYASRTSCHRCGASKSDYYGIGAGYGYDASALPGWKSGDWICNRIGCGMHNYASRPECYKCKTPRDFGRESELY from the exons ATGAGCAGGGAAGGAGATTGGATGTGTGCTGCATGCCAGCACTTAAACTTCAAGAAACGAGACGCATGCCAACGATGCAGCTGCCCTAAATATGCAACACCGGCTGATGTTGCCATGTACGGACTAAACAAAACAGAAGTCATGGCCGGAGACTGGTATTGCAGTGCCATGAACTGTGGTTCTCACAACTATGCAAGCAGAACAAGCTGCCATCGATGTGGTGCCTCAAAAAGTGATTATTATGGTATTGGGGCAGGTTATGGATATGATGCAAGTGCTCTTCCTGGTTGGAAGAGTGGTGATTGGATTTGCAACAG AATAGGATGTGGTATGCACAACTATGCCAGTAGACCAGAATGCTATAAATGCAAGACACCTAGGGATTTTG GAAGAGAAAGTGAGTTGTATTGA